In one Tachysurus vachellii isolate PV-2020 chromosome 24, HZAU_Pvac_v1, whole genome shotgun sequence genomic region, the following are encoded:
- the gyg2 gene encoding glycogenin-2, whose product MSEAKQAFVTLATSDAYSMGSLVVGKCLRRHGTTRKLVVMVSPNISRETCLSLEDVFDEVIVVDMLDSRDRTHLFWLGRPDLGVTFTKLHCWTLIQYTKCVFLDADTLVLCNVDELFEREELSAAPDPGWPDCFNSGVFVFRPSLETHSRLLDHGRMCGSFDGGDQGILNTFFSDWAINDINKHLPFIYNLSVNAIYTYLPAFHKYGHQARIVHFLGKNKPWHVSHKQQPSTDVAQWDSNRNLEKFVNLWWAEYYSHTKTRVNVSYELQDAEPVEQLEMLADAPCFTHVATLPHRSPPSATSPTAPPHPHRCESVSQAEEREEKIPSESLGKLTLNAASSSTCHQLEETCSNPDMVSAADPEDLEKSEYQEPPAEQKQEEEVSGAECVLMEASSDTARLEALKENLEHRKRWEEGQIDYLGKDAFENIRLKLDQFLS is encoded by the exons AGGCTAAACAGGCCTTTGTGACACTGGCTACTAGTGACGCCTACAGCATGGGGAGTCTAGTGGTGGGCAAGTGCTTGCGAAGGCATGGAACAACTCGAAAACTGGTGGTTATGGTTTCTCCCAACATTAGCAGAGAGACATG TTTGTCTTTGGAAGACGTGTTTGATGAGGTTATAGTGGTGGACATGTTGGACAGCAGGGACAGGACTCATCTCTTCTGGCTAGGACGTCCAGACCTGGGCGTCACATTTACCAAGCTTCACTGCTGGACGCTTATACAGTACACCAAATGTGTGTTCCTGGATGCTGATACACTT GTGCTGTGTAATGTGGATGAGTTGTTTGAGCGAGAGGAGCTCTCGGCGGCTCCAGATCCAGGTTGGCCCGACTGCTTCAACTCTGGCGTGTTTGTATTCAGACCGTCACTGGAGACCCACTCACGCCTGCTGGATCACGGCAGGATGTGTGGCAGCTTTGATG gagGTGACCAGGGAATTTTAAACACGTTTTTCAGTGACTGGGCAATAAACGACATCAATAAGCATCTACCGTTCATTTACAACCTCAGTGTCAATGCAATCTACACTTATTTACCAGCTTTCCACAA gTATGGCCATCAAGCAAGGATCGTCCACTTCTTGGGAAAGAACAAGCCTTGGCATGTTTCACACAAGCAGCAACCGTCCACTGATGTTGCTCAGTGGGATTCCAACAGGAACTTGGAGAAATTTGTTAATCTATGGTGGGCAGAGTACTACAGTCACACAAAAACACGTGTAAATGTGTCTTATGAGCTCCAGGATGCTGAACCGGTTGAGCAGCTGGAAATGTTAGCGGACGCACCGTGTTTCACCCATGTAGCCACTTTGCCTCAT AGGTCACCACCCTCTGCAACATCACCCACcgctcctcctcatcctcaccgTTGTGAATCAGTCTCTCAGgctgaggagagagaagagaaaataccTAGTGAATCACTCGGGAAGCTGACGTTGAATGCGGCAAGCTCAAGTACATGTCATCAGCTGGAGGAGACG TGCTCTAATCCTGATATGGTATCTGCTGCTGATCCTGAAGATCTGGAAAAATCTGAGTATCAGGAACCACCAGCTgaacaaaaacaggaagaagaagTCTCAGGAGCAGAATGTGTCCTCATGGAAGCCTCATCAGACACT GCCAGACTGGAGGCTTTAAAAGAGAATTTGGAGCATCGGAAGAGATGGGAAGAGGGTCAGATTGATTACCTGGGAAAAGATGCCTTCGAAAACATCCGGCTAAAACTCGACCAATTTCTCAGTTAA